Proteins from a single region of Paraflavitalea devenefica:
- a CDS encoding glycoside hydrolase family 88/105 protein has product MAQTPPVAPQQQEDAASKRRTAYLQYCAANDHTGGRDGVFSQIARLELGLPVNESIIREGIAFVYTGKDCNDFTIGGLARLLYLHRRQPQLSPALVKDIEKCLLDFKYWWDDPRQDIQYRCYHTENHQGLYHSNELLAGQLLATQLFTNGMDGRQHTAHAKERLDRWLNFRSRFGFSEWLSNAYYDVDIMILANLYDFAEDAAIRARAGLLLDVLMYDMSLNNYQGTFGSTHGRAYSIPIRHGTQESTASAMKLLFGVGVFHSPVSLGAVSLATSAYRCPELIQSIATDYTQTIRTRQRQSINVEEAAGYGLKYDDELDTHLFWGMQEFIHPLVINMSKQLSEKYNTWPYKNYQHYLQQYEKQVQQYGKVINPRLDRFALSEANIETLRTPDYMLSCTQDYRPGSAGYQQHIWQATMGAEAIVFTNHPGSRDPEGIAPNCWAGNATLPRAAQYNNVLISIYHIAPNAALPFSHAYFPKHAFDEVVEKGHWVFARKNNGYLALYSQHPVQWEHNKEGQPVELRTTSPDNAWICEMGAQSQWKSFTAFINAISAATVQGDSLAVSYASPSLGAVQFGWSAPFTVKGAHIPLDKYPRFENQYSRVPFTAPQLTISRNKEELVLDFTSGKRIVRTPITVHTELTVSQERGGLKSWPKGAAPQEVGKRITDRYLVTPHTNFGMPGPPGAITYSEVCTWYGALRVAGLTKDKALTAKLEDRFLPLLYEKNRLQPKPDHVDHTVFGTLPLELYRQTGNTIYGSMGKWFADEQWNMPANEKPEYRALLDKGYTWQTRLWIDDMYMITAIQAQAFRITGDRKYIDRAAQEMALYLDSIQQSNGLFFHAKDVPFFWGRGNGWMAAGMTELLRSLPKDNPHYPRILQAYRTMMTTLKQYQRADGMWGQLVDDPGSWAESSCTGMFTYALITGVKKGWLDKKEYEPVARKGWLALVSCIDEQGDVREVCEGTNKKNDRQYYLDRRRITGDMHGQAPVLWCVYALLEK; this is encoded by the coding sequence TTGGCCCAAACTCCACCAGTCGCCCCGCAACAGCAAGAAGACGCTGCGTCCAAGCGCCGCACCGCCTATCTCCAATACTGCGCCGCCAACGACCACACCGGCGGACGCGATGGCGTATTCAGCCAGATCGCCCGGCTGGAGCTGGGACTGCCGGTCAACGAATCCATCATCCGCGAAGGCATTGCCTTTGTGTATACCGGGAAAGACTGCAATGATTTCACCATTGGCGGGCTCGCCCGGTTACTATACCTGCACCGGCGTCAGCCGCAGCTTTCTCCGGCGCTGGTAAAAGACATCGAAAAATGCCTGCTCGATTTCAAATACTGGTGGGATGATCCGCGGCAAGACATTCAATACCGTTGTTACCATACCGAGAACCACCAGGGACTCTACCACAGCAATGAACTGCTGGCCGGACAATTACTGGCCACCCAGCTTTTCACCAATGGCATGGATGGCAGGCAACATACGGCACATGCTAAAGAACGATTGGACCGCTGGCTTAATTTCCGCAGCCGCTTTGGTTTCAGTGAATGGCTGTCCAATGCCTATTATGATGTAGACATCATGATCCTGGCCAACCTATACGACTTTGCCGAAGACGCCGCCATTCGCGCCCGCGCCGGTTTATTGCTCGATGTGTTGATGTATGATATGAGCCTCAACAACTACCAGGGCACATTTGGTTCCACGCATGGCCGCGCGTATTCCATCCCCATCCGCCATGGCACGCAGGAATCCACGGCTTCCGCTATGAAGTTGCTCTTTGGCGTAGGTGTTTTCCATTCACCGGTATCGCTCGGCGCCGTGTCACTCGCTACCAGTGCCTACCGTTGTCCGGAGCTCATTCAGTCCATCGCTACGGATTACACCCAAACCATCCGCACGCGGCAACGCCAAAGCATCAACGTGGAAGAAGCCGCCGGCTACGGACTCAAATACGACGATGAACTGGATACACACCTCTTCTGGGGCATGCAGGAATTTATCCATCCACTGGTCATTAACATGTCTAAACAGTTGTCGGAGAAATACAATACCTGGCCCTATAAAAACTACCAGCACTACCTACAGCAATATGAGAAGCAGGTGCAGCAATATGGCAAGGTCATCAACCCCCGGCTCGACCGCTTTGCCTTGTCCGAAGCCAATATTGAAACCCTGCGCACGCCCGATTATATGTTGAGTTGTACACAGGATTACCGGCCGGGCAGTGCGGGTTACCAGCAGCACATCTGGCAGGCCACCATGGGGGCAGAAGCCATCGTCTTTACCAACCATCCCGGCTCGCGCGATCCCGAAGGCATAGCGCCCAACTGTTGGGCCGGCAATGCCACCCTGCCCAGGGCCGCGCAATACAACAATGTACTCATCAGTATCTATCATATTGCTCCCAATGCGGCCCTGCCTTTCTCGCATGCTTACTTCCCGAAGCACGCCTTTGATGAAGTAGTGGAAAAAGGCCATTGGGTCTTTGCCCGGAAGAACAACGGCTACCTCGCTTTATATTCCCAGCATCCGGTGCAATGGGAGCACAACAAAGAAGGGCAACCCGTTGAGTTAAGAACTACATCGCCTGATAATGCCTGGATCTGTGAAATGGGAGCACAAAGCCAGTGGAAAAGTTTTACAGCCTTCATCAATGCCATCAGTGCCGCTACCGTACAAGGCGATTCATTGGCCGTCAGCTATGCCTCTCCTTCGCTGGGCGCTGTGCAATTTGGCTGGTCGGCTCCCTTTACCGTCAAAGGAGCGCACATCCCGCTGGATAAATATCCCCGCTTTGAAAACCAATATTCCCGTGTTCCCTTTACAGCGCCTCAGCTCACCATCAGCCGCAACAAGGAGGAACTGGTCCTTGATTTTACCAGCGGCAAAAGAATTGTCCGTACACCCATAACGGTACACACGGAGTTGACCGTCTCACAGGAGCGGGGCGGATTAAAGAGCTGGCCCAAAGGTGCTGCGCCCCAGGAAGTAGGTAAGCGGATCACCGATCGGTATCTTGTTACGCCGCATACCAACTTCGGCATGCCGGGGCCGCCGGGTGCTATCACCTATTCGGAAGTTTGTACCTGGTATGGCGCGCTGCGCGTGGCGGGCCTTACAAAGGACAAGGCATTAACAGCAAAGCTGGAAGACCGCTTCCTGCCCTTGTTGTATGAAAAGAACAGGTTGCAGCCGAAACCCGATCATGTAGATCATACCGTATTTGGTACCTTGCCATTGGAACTATACCGGCAAACGGGCAATACCATCTACGGGAGTATGGGCAAATGGTTTGCCGATGAGCAATGGAACATGCCGGCCAACGAGAAGCCTGAATACCGTGCCCTACTGGATAAAGGGTATACCTGGCAAACGCGGTTGTGGATTGATGATATGTACATGATCACGGCCATACAGGCGCAGGCCTTCCGTATTACCGGCGACCGGAAATACATTGACCGGGCCGCGCAGGAAATGGCACTGTACCTCGATAGCATCCAGCAATCCAATGGGCTCTTCTTTCATGCGAAGGATGTACCTTTCTTTTGGGGACGGGGTAATGGCTGGATGGCCGCCGGTATGACGGAGCTCTTGCGTTCACTGCCTAAAGACAATCCGCATTACCCGCGCATCCTGCAGGCTTACCGTACCATGATGACTACGCTCAAACAGTACCAGCGGGCAGATGGGATGTGGGGTCAGTTGGTAGATGATCCCGGTTCCTGGGCCGAGAGTTCCTGTACAGGCATGTTTACCTATGCCCTCATTACGGGAGTAAAAAAGGGCTGGCTCGATAAAAAGGAATACGAGCCCGTAGCCCGCAAGGGATGGCTGGCGCTGGTATCCTGCATCGATGAGCAGGGCGATGTACGGGAAGTATGCGAGGGCACCAACAAAAAGAACGACCGCCAATACTACCTTGACCGCCGCCGCATCACCGGCGACATGCACGGCCAGGCCCCGGTATTGTGGTGCGTCTATGCGCTGTTGGAGAAGTGA